The Photobacterium sanguinicancri genome includes the window AAACGAATATTGTCGCCATCGACTTCGGTTTCTTCTTGCATGATGACGGCGTCAGCACCTTCTGGCATTTGGGCGCCAGTCATGATGCGAATACATTGGCCTGCTTGCCACTCACCCTCGAAAGGGATACCTGCAAAAGATTTACCCGCAAGGGTTAGGGTATCGGCATTAGCCAGATCTGCGGTGCGAACAGCGTAACCATCCATTGCTGAGTTAGCAAAAGGTGGAACGTTAATTGGCGAGCGAATATCTTCAGCAATCACATGGCCCATTGCATCGGGTAGGGCAATGGTGTTTTTTGCTTCAAGTGCTGTTACTTGAGCAAGCATTTTTTCAAGAGCAGTTTCGATAGGCATTAGGCCCGGAGTATCGCAACATCCCATAATCAGTCGTGTCCGTCGTTAGTGATGTACCCACAGAACTAAATCGGTGGGACTAAATGATAAGTCTTGGCTTATTTCGTTATTAGGAAAAGAACATCAAATAGAACAATGATTTCTCTATTGATTCCTTCTGGGTTAATTATGACAAAAAATCTGACTATGCCCTATACCAAATATGGCTAAAATGTGGAATCTCTTGTTTTGTTAAGCTTATATATTGAGTCTCTTGAAGGGAAAACGTTTGCGAGTGTCTAAACACCTACTAATTACGAGGTGTAATTCTTCTCATTTGGCGGTATCCTTCGGGGCAGATTTAAGCACTGGCATTGTAAATTAGGCTATTTCGCATTTAGGCCTGAGCCAAGTGGAGGGAAAGAATGACAGCATTAAGTGAATCCGCACTGTTAGTGCGCGACGCCCTAGCGGCACGTGGCCTTGAAACTCCGATGACCGAGAAGAAGGTTAGTCGAGAAGAGAAAAAAGAGAAAATTGAATTCCATATGCGTGAGATCTTAGAGTTGCTCTCGCTAGATTTAAGCGATGATAGCTTGATGGAAACTCCGCATCGTATTGCGAAAATGTATGTCGATGAAGTTTTCTCTGGGCTAGATTATGCTAACTTCCCTAAAATTACCGTCATCGAAAATAAGATGAAGTGTGATGAAATGGTGCGGGTTAAAAACATTACCTTAACCAGTACTTGTGAGCACCACCTCGTGACTATCGATGGTAAAGCGACGGTGGCGTATATTCCGCGTGGTAAAATTATTGGTTTATCCAAGATTAACCGCATTGTGCGTTTCTTCGCACAGCGTCCACAAGTACAAGAGCGCTTAACGCAACAGATCTTAGTCGCTTTACAGACGTTACTGGAAAGTGATGATGTTGCAGTAACGATTGATGCGACGCACTACTGTGTGAAATCACGTGGTGTGATGGACGCAACCAGTGAAACGACCACCACAGCTCTTAGTGGTATCTTCAAAAAGAACCCTGCAACACGTGCTGAGTTTCTCCACGGTATTCGTTAATCGCTAGCTATAGCGGCAATTTATAGAGATAAAAATATCCAGATATAAAAAAACCGCGAATTTTCGCGGTTTTTTATTACCTGATTTTAACCTCAGCAGATTAACTGCTAGCAGATAGGCTTATGATTCATTATTAGCGTTAACATCTGCTTTTACGACAACAGCTTGATCGCGTGTTTTCCACAAAGATGCTGAAATAGCGATCGTAATAGTCAGTGCAATAACAGCTAAAGATACCGGTGTAGGAATCGCGTAAGCCGTTTCCATTAATAGCATCTTGATACCAATGAAGCTCAGAATAAACGCCAATGCCACGCGTAGGTAGCAGAAACGCGTCAACATGCCTTCCAGTACAAAGTACAGCGAACGTAAGCCCAATAGTGCAAATACATTTGCTGTTAGTACCAAGAAAGGTTCTTGAGTTACGGCAAAGATTGCAGGAATTGAATCTAGCGCAAACATCACATCGGTTAGTGCAATCACAGCGACGACGATGAGTAGCGGTGTAGCAATCCAGCCTGTTTTCCCTTTGAACAACATTTTGTTGCCGTGATATTCATCAGATACAGGTACACATTTCTTCACGAGACGAACAGGTAAGCTGTTTGAGAAATCTTCCTGTGCTTCATCTTCTTCACGCCACAATTTGTAGCCTGTGTAGAGTAAGAATGCGGCAAAGATGTATAGCACCCAATGGAACTCAGCCAATAGCTGCGCACCCACACTGATCATGACTGCACGCAATAACAATGCGCCGACTACACCTAACATGAGTACGCGAGGGCGTAAATGTTCAGGTACAGCAAACTGACCGAAAATCAATGCAAAAACAAACAAGTTGTCGACGCTAAGTGATTTTTCGAGCAAGTAACCAGTTAAAAATGCGGTTGCCGCTTCATTGCTTGTATAGCTACTGTCTGGTGCCATAACGGGCCAGTAGAAGTAGATAACAACATTAAAGATTAACGCGAGTGCAACCCAAAATAAGCTCCAAATAGCCGCTTTTTTAATGGTGATTTTACCACCACGGGTTTGATATAAATCGAGCGCTAACATTAACAACGTTAGAACGGCGAAGCCTTCGTAAGAAAAAAGGCTCATAGGGTTTACTCCTTCCAGATCACGCGGAAGGCAAGAGCACTAATATAGATGGCTGACTTTGACCTTCCGCGCATTACGTACAGGTACACCTAGGGCGTACATCATTAATGGCGTTGGTCTTGTCAAAGTTGATGATAGGTCATTAACTTACGGCTGCCGGGAGCAATGAGGCTCCGGGATGACGACAGGCGAACATTCACTTATGCGCTTAGCAAGCATCGCTAATTACAGTCAGTAGAGTGTGACTACTCCCCAAACAAGTGGATTCTATTCCTGAAAATGTATTCACGCCAGCGCTTTTTTCGATCTTAGCTATAAAGATAATTTCTATGACAGAAAAAAGACCAAAATGAATTTTCTGTGTCACTGATAGTGGATGTATTGAGCCTTAACCTCCATTTGGTAAAGTAGTAATCAGGGTGCTGGTCTATACCAGTGGGGTTGTCATTATGAGTCTGAATAGAAAGGGCGGTTCAGTTTATGCAAACGAATACAGAAACAAAGCAGGTATTGGAATCAGATAAGACCAGCACATTAAATGACAGTCGTTTCCAGCCATATTGGTTCGATCAGGCAATGAAGCAAGAACCGCTTTCATCACCGAATGTACTGACGCGAGATACACAAACAGATGTATGTATTGTCGGTGGTGGTTACACCGGGCTATGGACAGCTATTAATATTAAACAGCAGCAACCAGAGTTGGATGTGGTTGTAATAGACAAAGGCTTGTGTGGTAGTGGGGCATCTGGCCGTAATGGTGGATGCATGCTGACATGGTCCACTAAATATTTGTCGATGAAAAAGCTCTACGGTGAGCAAGAGGCGATTCG containing:
- the folE gene encoding GTP cyclohydrolase I FolE, with the protein product MTALSESALLVRDALAARGLETPMTEKKVSREEKKEKIEFHMREILELLSLDLSDDSLMETPHRIAKMYVDEVFSGLDYANFPKITVIENKMKCDEMVRVKNITLTSTCEHHLVTIDGKATVAYIPRGKIIGLSKINRIVRFFAQRPQVQERLTQQILVALQTLLESDDVAVTIDATHYCVKSRGVMDATSETTTTALSGIFKKNPATRAEFLHGIR
- a CDS encoding TerC family protein yields the protein MSLFSYEGFAVLTLLMLALDLYQTRGGKITIKKAAIWSLFWVALALIFNVVIYFYWPVMAPDSSYTSNEAATAFLTGYLLEKSLSVDNLFVFALIFGQFAVPEHLRPRVLMLGVVGALLLRAVMISVGAQLLAEFHWVLYIFAAFLLYTGYKLWREEDEAQEDFSNSLPVRLVKKCVPVSDEYHGNKMLFKGKTGWIATPLLIVVAVIALTDVMFALDSIPAIFAVTQEPFLVLTANVFALLGLRSLYFVLEGMLTRFCYLRVALAFILSFIGIKMLLMETAYAIPTPVSLAVIALTITIAISASLWKTRDQAVVVKADVNANNES